In Vibrio lentus, a single genomic region encodes these proteins:
- the lptG gene encoding LPS export ABC transporter permease LptG, with protein sequence MFKILDLYIGRTIIATTSLVLVTFVGLSGIIKYVEQLRKVGRGTYDLLQALYFVLLSIPRDIEMFFPMAALLGALIGLGMLAASSELVVMQAAGFSKLDIGLSVLKTAIPLMIVVTLLGQWGAPQAQKMARDLRTISIAGGNIISTQSGVWARDANDFIFVVKIDDEKLYGLNMWRFDENKALKTAIYSKEVDYVGDNVWTMNDVEITSFENEIQITKESLPTYSWKTSLAPDKLAIVTVKPEELSLSGLYDYVSYLKASEQDASRYELALWRKITQPISIAVMMLMALSFIFGPLRSVTMGARILSGVIAGFTFYISSEFFGPVSLVYQIPPAFGALAPSVVFLGIAIMLLRRKL encoded by the coding sequence GTGTTTAAGATTCTCGATTTATATATAGGCAGAACCATCATCGCAACTACGTCACTGGTATTGGTGACGTTTGTTGGTCTCTCTGGAATTATCAAGTACGTAGAGCAGCTGAGAAAGGTTGGTCGTGGTACCTATGACCTATTACAAGCGCTGTATTTCGTTCTATTGAGTATCCCTCGCGATATCGAGATGTTCTTTCCAATGGCCGCATTACTTGGTGCATTGATTGGATTGGGTATGCTTGCTGCGAGTTCTGAGCTGGTGGTGATGCAAGCTGCTGGTTTCTCTAAGTTAGATATTGGCCTATCGGTACTCAAAACCGCCATTCCATTAATGATCGTGGTGACTCTTCTTGGTCAATGGGGTGCGCCTCAAGCACAGAAGATGGCTCGTGATCTGAGAACTATATCGATTGCTGGTGGTAATATTATCTCTACCCAAAGTGGGGTATGGGCGCGTGATGCCAATGACTTTATATTCGTTGTCAAAATTGACGATGAAAAGCTATATGGTTTGAACATGTGGCGCTTTGATGAGAATAAGGCACTTAAAACGGCGATATACTCTAAAGAGGTCGATTACGTTGGAGACAACGTTTGGACAATGAACGATGTCGAGATCACGTCGTTCGAAAATGAGATTCAAATTACCAAAGAAAGCCTACCGACATACTCATGGAAGACGTCACTCGCTCCAGATAAGCTTGCGATTGTAACGGTTAAGCCTGAAGAGCTGTCTTTAAGTGGATTGTATGATTATGTTTCCTACCTAAAAGCGTCGGAGCAAGATGCATCACGCTATGAGCTCGCTTTATGGAGAAAGATAACTCAGCCTATCTCGATAGCGGTCATGATGTTGATGGCACTGTCGTTTATCTTTGGTCCATTACGAAGTGTGACTATGGGAGCAAGAATTCTTTCGGGGGTTATTGCAGGTTTTACCTTCTATATATCCAGTGAGTTTTTTGGTCCGGTCAGTTTGGTTTATCAAATACCACCGGCCTTTGGTGCGCTCGCCCCGAGCGTGGTGTTCCTCGGAATAGCCATAATGCTCTTAAGGCGGAAACTGTAA
- a CDS encoding DUF2391 family protein produces the protein MKLSFNFEDASQIFVGSFALAVPISFSEEAWKLGETLPTANLLLLFLLSALFLGFYTYESVFQKDIVARLPVFIFRIVIAYVMTALVVALVLTCLDKLPLLSDPIVSIKRVIVISMPASMGAIVVDSFDKE, from the coding sequence ATGAAATTAAGCTTTAACTTTGAAGATGCCAGCCAGATATTTGTAGGATCTTTTGCTTTGGCCGTGCCAATTTCTTTTTCTGAAGAAGCCTGGAAGTTAGGGGAGACTTTACCTACCGCTAACTTGCTGTTGTTGTTTCTATTGTCTGCTTTATTCCTTGGCTTTTACACGTATGAGAGTGTATTTCAAAAAGATATTGTCGCTCGATTGCCGGTGTTTATTTTCAGAATTGTTATTGCTTATGTGATGACTGCATTGGTTGTTGCTTTGGTGCTGACTTGTTTGGACAAACTGCCTTTATTAAGCGATCCAATTGTATCTATCAAAAGGGTTATCGTTATTTCCATGCCAGCGTCTATGGGAGCTATCGTGGTGGATAGTTTCGATAAAGAGTGA
- a CDS encoding HD-GYP domain-containing protein → MGSIKITVDRIQPGLHVRLPVKWNEHPFLLNSFKIKDDAQVKVIRHLGIKHVYINPNQSDTSPLPPNHVSEQDLDGDLQVSLEAERMWKDKHERIETLSSYRRRVSHCEKEFERSLARMRSVMTKIRNRPLDAVGEVKALVDDIVETLVSDDNVTLHLMNAKADFEDIYFHTLNVSVIALMIGKAKGYNTQQLKDLSFASLFHDVGKIKIPVAILRKQSALTVPEENYLKLHTKYGADIVSTIDDFPESAKKVIAQHHEMNDGSGYPEGLKEDEIDEFAKIVAVANAFDNLCHGKTQYQQMIPYLALSHLYKNGKYLYSQDNLGLLVKFMGVYPPGTVVQLSNDSIGIVISVNAKHMLYPNVLIYDPSVPRTQAPIIDLFIKEIKIVNAVHPSKLPEQVREYLNPRARLSYFFDNGE, encoded by the coding sequence ATGGGCAGCATAAAGATTACCGTAGATCGCATTCAGCCCGGTCTACATGTACGACTCCCAGTAAAATGGAATGAACACCCATTTCTACTCAACAGCTTTAAAATCAAAGACGACGCCCAAGTAAAAGTCATTCGACACCTTGGGATTAAGCACGTCTATATAAACCCGAACCAAAGTGATACATCACCTTTACCCCCTAACCATGTGAGTGAACAAGACCTTGATGGTGATTTACAGGTAAGCCTTGAAGCAGAAAGAATGTGGAAAGATAAGCATGAGCGTATCGAAACTCTAAGCTCTTACCGTCGTAGGGTGAGCCATTGCGAGAAAGAGTTCGAACGTTCGCTTGCTCGAATGCGTTCAGTGATGACTAAAATCCGTAATCGCCCATTAGATGCGGTAGGGGAGGTTAAGGCTCTTGTTGATGATATTGTCGAAACCCTAGTGAGCGATGATAACGTCACCTTGCATCTCATGAATGCAAAAGCTGACTTTGAAGATATCTACTTTCATACATTAAATGTCTCTGTTATTGCGCTAATGATAGGTAAAGCTAAAGGCTACAATACGCAACAGTTGAAAGATCTTTCATTTGCCTCATTGTTCCACGATGTAGGCAAAATCAAAATACCAGTCGCGATATTAAGAAAGCAGAGCGCACTAACGGTACCAGAAGAGAACTACCTAAAGCTTCACACCAAATATGGTGCAGATATTGTCTCAACAATTGATGACTTTCCTGAAAGTGCTAAAAAGGTGATTGCTCAACATCATGAGATGAATGATGGTTCTGGTTATCCTGAAGGTTTAAAAGAAGATGAGATCGATGAGTTTGCCAAGATAGTTGCAGTGGCTAACGCTTTCGATAATCTTTGCCATGGTAAAACGCAATATCAACAAATGATCCCATACTTGGCATTGTCTCACTTATATAAGAACGGCAAATATCTATATAGCCAAGATAATTTGGGGCTGTTGGTTAAGTTTATGGGAGTCTACCCACCAGGAACCGTAGTACAGCTTTCAAATGATTCGATTGGGATTGTGATATCTGTTAACGCCAAGCATATGCTTTATCCAAATGTACTGATCTACGATCCTAGCGTGCCAAGAACCCAAGCCCCGATCATTGACCTCTTTATTAAAGAGATCAAAATCGTTAATGCTGTTCATCCAAGCAAGCTACCGGAACAAGTTAGAGAATATCTAAACCCTAGGGCTCGTTTATCTTACTTTTTTGATAATGGTGAGTAG
- a CDS encoding VOC family protein, giving the protein MLTVTPYLFFDGRCNEALDFYHKCFGGVVLSKQLFSDAPQVIEGAQPDWIMHAEFEAFGMKLMMSDGVKAKELEGNNLALSLVTEDTATQEHIFEKLKQGGRIMTPLADTFWGARFGKVEDKFGIRWMVHCDSLS; this is encoded by the coding sequence ATGCTGACAGTAACCCCTTACTTGTTTTTTGATGGTCGTTGTAATGAAGCGTTGGATTTTTACCATAAGTGTTTTGGCGGTGTAGTTTTATCTAAACAACTTTTTAGTGATGCGCCACAAGTAATAGAGGGAGCTCAACCTGATTGGATTATGCATGCTGAGTTTGAAGCGTTCGGCATGAAGCTGATGATGTCCGATGGTGTTAAAGCCAAGGAGCTCGAAGGGAACAACCTTGCACTCTCGCTTGTTACCGAGGATACCGCCACTCAAGAACACATCTTTGAAAAGCTAAAGCAAGGCGGGCGTATAATGACACCGCTAGCGGATACTTTTTGGGGTGCCCGGTTTGGCAAAGTAGAAGACAAGTTCGGTATACGTTGGATGGTGCACTGTGATTCTTTAAGTTGA
- the mltC gene encoding membrane-bound lytic murein transglycosylase MltC has product MKKLSYFLTAMLLTGCSREFVESIYDVNYEPTNRFVSNLAELPGQFEKDTGALDSLINSFSGNIQKRWGSSEVKMAGKSNYVKYIDNYLSRSEVNFSQGLITVETVSSTDPKKHLKNAIMTTLLTPDDPANVDLFSSKSIKLEGQPFLYNQVVDQDKKPIQWTWRANKFADYLIANNLKTKEVDFKKAYYVEIPMVADHASKRSYKYADIVRRASQRYDIPEDLIYAIIKTESSFNPYAVSWANAYGLMQVVPKTAGRDVFKLVKKKSGEPSPEYLFNPENNIDAGTAYFYILKNRYLKDVQHPTTLEYSMISAYNGGTGGVLNTFSKDRKRAMRDLNSLQPSQAYWALTKKHPNKESRRYLEKVTKFKKDFNQGKT; this is encoded by the coding sequence ATGAAAAAGCTAAGTTACTTCCTAACAGCCATGTTGTTAACTGGGTGCAGTCGTGAATTTGTCGAAAGCATTTATGATGTTAATTACGAACCAACCAACCGATTTGTCAGTAATTTAGCGGAGCTACCCGGTCAATTTGAAAAAGACACAGGGGCGTTAGATTCTTTAATTAATAGCTTTTCTGGCAACATCCAAAAACGTTGGGGCAGTAGTGAAGTAAAGATGGCGGGCAAGAGTAACTATGTGAAATACATAGATAATTACTTGAGCCGTTCAGAAGTAAACTTTAGCCAAGGTCTAATCACAGTTGAAACCGTATCCTCAACTGATCCTAAAAAGCACCTCAAAAATGCAATAATGACGACACTTTTAACGCCAGATGATCCTGCGAATGTCGATCTATTCTCTTCCAAAAGCATCAAGTTAGAAGGTCAACCTTTCCTCTATAACCAAGTCGTTGATCAGGATAAGAAGCCTATCCAATGGACATGGCGTGCTAACAAATTTGCTGATTACCTGATCGCCAATAACCTAAAAACCAAGGAAGTCGACTTTAAAAAAGCGTATTACGTCGAAATTCCAATGGTGGCCGATCACGCCAGCAAACGAAGCTATAAGTACGCCGATATCGTTCGTCGCGCATCTCAACGTTATGACATTCCTGAAGACTTGATTTACGCAATCATCAAAACAGAAAGCAGTTTCAATCCATACGCCGTGAGCTGGGCGAATGCTTATGGTCTTATGCAGGTGGTCCCAAAAACGGCAGGCCGAGATGTCTTTAAACTCGTCAAAAAGAAATCTGGAGAGCCTAGTCCTGAGTACTTATTCAATCCAGAAAACAACATAGATGCTGGCACTGCGTACTTTTACATCCTTAAAAATCGTTATTTGAAGGACGTGCAACACCCAACCACACTTGAATACAGCATGATCTCAGCATACAACGGTGGCACTGGTGGGGTACTCAATACCTTCAGCAAGGACAGAAAGCGGGCAATGCGTGACCTAAACTCATTGCAACCTAGTCAAGCTTACTGGGCACTGACAAAGAAACACCCAAACAAAGAGTCGCGTCGATACTTAGAAAAAGTAACAAAATTCAAGAAAGATTTTAACCAAGGTAAAACGTAA
- the glsB gene encoding glutaminase B, translating into MKPTQAILAEILDEVRPLIGQGKVADYIPALARVSNQKLAIAVYTNEGEVIQAGDADEAFSVQSISKALSLTLAMVLYKPEEIWQRVGKEPSGQAFNSMIQLEMEHGIPRNPFINAGAIVVADLLQSRLSAPRHRLLEFVRQLSGDTHIVYDKVVAASEMMHSDRNAAIAYLMRSFGNFENDVIPVLNNYFHACALKMTCVDLAKTFSYLANKGVSVQTKKEIITPVQTKQLNALLATCGLYDGAGEFAYRVGMPGKSGVGGGIIAIVPGEMTIAVWSPELDASGNSLAGTQALELLSERIGRSIF; encoded by the coding sequence ATGAAACCAACTCAAGCTATTTTAGCCGAGATTTTAGACGAAGTTCGTCCCTTAATTGGTCAGGGAAAGGTCGCTGACTATATTCCTGCATTGGCTCGCGTATCGAACCAGAAACTGGCGATTGCTGTATACACCAATGAAGGTGAAGTTATTCAAGCTGGCGATGCTGATGAAGCATTCTCAGTGCAATCTATTTCGAAAGCTCTGAGCCTGACGCTAGCAATGGTGTTGTATAAGCCGGAAGAAATTTGGCAACGCGTTGGGAAGGAGCCTTCAGGACAAGCCTTTAACTCGATGATTCAGCTTGAGATGGAACACGGCATTCCTCGTAATCCGTTTATTAATGCTGGCGCTATTGTCGTTGCCGACTTATTACAAAGCCGTCTATCAGCACCAAGACACCGTTTATTAGAATTTGTCCGTCAGCTATCAGGTGATACACATATCGTGTATGACAAGGTTGTGGCGGCTTCTGAGATGATGCACAGCGATCGTAATGCGGCTATCGCTTATTTGATGCGTTCATTTGGTAATTTTGAGAACGATGTTATTCCCGTACTCAACAATTACTTTCATGCTTGTGCGCTTAAAATGACCTGTGTGGACTTGGCGAAAACCTTTAGCTATTTGGCGAACAAAGGCGTGTCGGTTCAAACCAAGAAAGAGATCATCACGCCAGTTCAAACCAAACAGCTGAATGCTTTGCTTGCGACATGTGGTTTGTACGATGGGGCGGGAGAGTTTGCTTATCGTGTTGGTATGCCGGGTAAATCGGGTGTTGGCGGTGGGATTATTGCGATTGTTCCTGGCGAAATGACGATCGCGGTGTGGTCTCCGGAACTGGACGCGTCGGGTAATTCACTAGCGGGAACTCAGGCTTTAGAATTGCTCTCTGAGCGTATTGGTCGTTCTATTTTTTAG
- the hemW gene encoding radical SAM family heme chaperone HemW — MHNAALIPPALSLYVHIPWCVQKCPYCDFNSHALKAEIPEKEYIDALLEDLDTDIEKYQLNGAPRPLHSIFIGGGTPSLFSPEGIGRLLQGIEQRIPFKPEIEITMEANPGTIEAERFAGYQKAGITRISVGVQSFEQEKLERLGRIHGQDEAVNAAHLAHKIGLNSFNLDLMHGLPDQSIDQALADLDRAIELNPPHLSWYQLTIEPNTMFYYKTPKLPDDDDLWDIFDLGHKKLADAGYVQYEISGYSKPGYQCQHNLNYWRFGDYLGIGCGSHGKLSFADGRIVRTTKVKHPRGYLAAYQNLVKPYLSDELEVPNDDRPFEFFMNRFRLMEACPKQDFIDTTGLEFDSIQPTIEWAKELGYLNETDSHWQITEKGKLFLNDLLEAFMAEEDE, encoded by the coding sequence ATGCACAATGCAGCGCTAATACCACCCGCACTCAGCCTTTATGTCCACATTCCATGGTGTGTACAAAAGTGTCCGTATTGTGATTTTAACTCTCACGCTCTAAAAGCCGAGATTCCTGAAAAAGAGTACATCGATGCTCTGCTTGAGGATCTCGATACCGATATCGAAAAATACCAACTCAATGGCGCACCTCGCCCATTGCATTCGATCTTTATTGGTGGCGGCACGCCGAGTCTATTTTCTCCAGAAGGAATAGGTCGATTGCTGCAAGGCATTGAACAACGCATCCCGTTCAAACCTGAAATAGAAATCACCATGGAAGCTAATCCGGGAACTATCGAAGCTGAGCGTTTTGCTGGTTACCAAAAAGCAGGCATAACTCGAATCTCGGTGGGTGTGCAAAGTTTTGAACAAGAGAAACTGGAAAGGCTTGGGCGTATTCACGGTCAAGACGAAGCTGTCAACGCAGCTCATTTAGCACATAAAATCGGACTAAATAGCTTCAACCTAGATCTAATGCACGGCTTACCCGATCAAAGCATTGATCAGGCCTTGGCTGATTTGGACAGAGCGATCGAGCTTAATCCTCCGCATTTATCTTGGTATCAGCTAACAATAGAACCTAACACCATGTTCTATTACAAAACGCCAAAGCTGCCTGACGATGATGACCTTTGGGATATTTTCGACTTAGGCCATAAGAAGCTCGCAGACGCAGGTTATGTACAGTACGAAATTTCAGGCTACAGCAAGCCAGGATATCAGTGTCAGCATAACCTCAACTACTGGCGCTTTGGTGACTACCTAGGTATTGGCTGTGGCTCTCATGGCAAGCTGAGCTTTGCAGATGGACGTATTGTTCGCACCACTAAGGTTAAACATCCTAGAGGCTACCTAGCAGCGTATCAGAATCTGGTGAAACCCTATCTGTCGGATGAACTTGAAGTACCTAATGACGACCGCCCTTTCGAGTTCTTCATGAACCGCTTCAGGCTAATGGAAGCGTGTCCAAAACAAGACTTCATTGATACGACTGGGTTAGAGTTTGATTCGATTCAGCCAACGATAGAGTGGGCCAAAGAGCTCGGTTATCTTAATGAGACCGACAGCCATTGGCAGATCACTGAAAAAGGAAAACTCTTCTTAAACGATTTGCTTGAAGCCTTTATGGCAGAAGAAGACGAATAG
- the trmB gene encoding tRNA (guanosine(46)-N7)-methyltransferase TrmB, with protein MSEVTTNEYTEDGKLVRKIRSFVRREGRLTKGQENAMNECWPTMGIDYNPELLNWKEVFGNDNPVVLEIGFGMGASLVEMAKNAPEKNFLGIEVHSPGVGACLGTARDAGVTNLRVMCHDAVEVFEHMIPDSSLHTLQLFFPDPWHKARHHKRRIVKAEFAEMVRGKLQLDTGIFHMATDWENYAEHMIEVMNVAPGFENIAEDGDYIPRPDERPLTKFEARGHRLGHGVWDIKFKRTK; from the coding sequence ATGAGTGAAGTGACCACTAACGAATATACTGAAGACGGCAAACTGGTTCGTAAGATCCGTAGTTTTGTTCGACGCGAAGGCCGCTTAACAAAAGGCCAAGAAAACGCGATGAACGAATGTTGGCCAACAATGGGTATCGACTACAACCCAGAACTTCTTAATTGGAAAGAAGTGTTTGGCAACGACAACCCTGTTGTACTAGAAATTGGCTTCGGTATGGGTGCATCACTGGTTGAAATGGCAAAGAATGCGCCTGAGAAAAACTTCTTAGGTATTGAAGTTCACAGCCCAGGTGTTGGTGCGTGTTTAGGTACAGCTCGCGATGCTGGCGTAACTAACCTGCGTGTAATGTGTCACGATGCAGTAGAAGTATTTGAACACATGATCCCAGACAGCAGCCTGCATACACTGCAACTGTTCTTCCCTGACCCATGGCATAAAGCTCGTCACCACAAACGTCGTATCGTTAAGGCTGAGTTTGCAGAGATGGTTCGCGGTAAGCTGCAACTTGATACTGGTATTTTCCACATGGCAACAGATTGGGAAAACTACGCAGAACATATGATTGAAGTGATGAACGTAGCTCCAGGTTTCGAGAATATCGCTGAAGATGGTGATTACATTCCTCGTCCAGACGAGCGTCCACTGACTAAGTTTGAAGCTCGTGGCCACCGTTTAGGTCACGGTGTTTGGGACATTAAGTTCAAGCGTACTAAGTAA
- a CDS encoding RDD family protein — MTSTNTMPPAGVMRRFGALFYDALIVIAIEMLAAGVIVALLHALMALGVFNHSGYADVSDFLTNHPIWSPAYTFYLVVVWVYFFVFFWTRAGQTLGMRAWKLRVQNKDGSAITVTQALIRLGTSGFGLANLCVPFDPQKRGFHDIWAKTEVVVLPQAR, encoded by the coding sequence ATGACATCAACAAACACAATGCCACCAGCAGGAGTAATGCGCCGATTTGGTGCCTTGTTCTATGACGCCCTTATCGTAATCGCTATTGAAATGTTGGCGGCTGGCGTCATTGTCGCTCTACTGCACGCACTCATGGCTCTTGGCGTTTTTAACCATAGCGGTTATGCCGATGTTAGTGACTTCTTAACGAACCACCCTATCTGGAGCCCAGCATATACTTTCTACTTAGTCGTAGTTTGGGTGTACTTCTTTGTATTCTTCTGGACAAGAGCTGGCCAAACGCTAGGAATGAGAGCTTGGAAACTGCGTGTTCAAAACAAAGATGGCTCAGCAATTACGGTAACCCAAGCACTGATTCGCTTAGGAACCTCAGGGTTTGGATTGGCAAACTTATGTGTTCCATTCGATCCTCAGAAGCGAGGCTTTCACGACATCTGGGCTAAGACTGAAGTAGTCGTGCTACCACAAGCACGATAA
- a CDS encoding oxidative damage protection protein produces the protein MSRTVFCARLQKDAEGLDFQLYPGDLGKRIFDNISKEAWGQWQSKQTMLINEKKLNMMDPEHRKLLETEMVNFLFEGKDVVIDGYTPPSE, from the coding sequence ATGAGCCGCACTGTATTTTGTGCTCGCCTTCAAAAAGATGCTGAAGGCCTAGATTTTCAACTTTACCCAGGTGACTTAGGTAAGCGTATCTTTGACAACATCTCTAAAGAGGCTTGGGGACAATGGCAAAGCAAACAAACCATGCTTATCAATGAGAAGAAGCTAAACATGATGGATCCTGAACATCGTAAACTTCTTGAAACTGAGATGGTTAACTTCCTTTTTGAAGGTAAAGATGTCGTTATTGATGGCTACACTCCACCAAGCGAATAA
- a CDS encoding methyl-accepting chemotaxis protein translates to MKLKTQAYLLSGIILIALLALTATGLWTLRVASNMDNKARVTELFKSAYSILTEVEKMAIDGTLEEQQAKQLATRLLRNNIYKDNEYVYVADENMTFVATPLDPQLHGTSFNDFKDGDGNSVGQLIQRVLGNRTGQIIEYTWTQKLPDGTIEEKLSIAEKTPHWGWVVGTGIGFNEVNARFWSTAQWQLFLCVVIAGLILSSLIVSIKRMLALLGGEPKDVREAVQAVAEGRIQTSFETQAINGSIYHAVQQMSKSLAELVSNLNASMLALRGELQRVEDRAGSIAQLTETQQQSTEMIATAMTEMASSANNVADSAGDTARNTDEADKQSQHTQRLIHNTVDNIQGLAGQLGTASEAVANLDSDVHNIVKVLDVIGDIAEQTNLLALNAAIEAARAGEQGRGFAVVADEVRNLAGRTQSSTKEIQLMINNLQEGSRNAIKTMEVCATTSESTVTESQNASEALQQIVVALESISSMSHQIATAAAEQTQVSDDISKRINMIEESGNQLSNVVTESHNSTQTLASLSNELEAWVNRFEVKH, encoded by the coding sequence ATGAAATTAAAAACGCAAGCTTACTTATTATCGGGCATCATCTTGATCGCTCTGCTGGCGCTAACTGCTACTGGTTTATGGACCTTGAGAGTCGCTAGTAACATGGACAACAAAGCTCGTGTGACAGAGCTATTTAAGAGCGCATACAGCATTCTTACTGAAGTCGAAAAAATGGCTATTGATGGCACTCTAGAAGAACAACAGGCCAAACAACTTGCTACTCGCCTACTACGTAACAACATCTATAAAGACAATGAATACGTTTATGTTGCGGATGAAAACATGACGTTTGTTGCGACACCTCTGGATCCACAACTACACGGGACCAGCTTTAATGATTTTAAAGACGGTGATGGAAACAGTGTTGGCCAACTCATTCAACGAGTACTTGGCAATCGTACTGGCCAGATCATTGAGTACACCTGGACACAAAAGCTTCCAGACGGAACGATTGAAGAAAAACTGTCTATTGCAGAGAAGACTCCGCATTGGGGTTGGGTTGTCGGTACAGGTATCGGCTTCAATGAAGTCAATGCACGTTTCTGGTCAACGGCTCAATGGCAATTGTTTCTATGTGTCGTGATTGCTGGTCTTATTTTATCAAGCCTAATTGTATCTATTAAGCGAATGCTGGCACTTCTTGGCGGAGAACCTAAAGATGTAAGAGAAGCGGTACAAGCCGTCGCAGAAGGCCGCATTCAAACCTCTTTTGAAACTCAGGCAATAAACGGCAGTATTTATCACGCTGTACAACAAATGAGTAAGTCGTTAGCCGAGCTAGTATCAAACCTTAATGCCTCAATGCTGGCATTAAGAGGTGAGTTACAGCGCGTGGAAGATCGTGCAGGTTCTATCGCTCAGCTGACCGAGACTCAGCAACAGTCGACTGAGATGATCGCGACAGCTATGACGGAAATGGCCTCTTCAGCCAACAATGTTGCTGATTCAGCGGGCGATACAGCGCGTAATACTGACGAAGCTGATAAACAGAGCCAACATACTCAGCGCCTAATTCACAACACAGTAGATAACATTCAAGGTCTAGCAGGCCAACTCGGCACAGCAAGTGAAGCCGTCGCTAACTTAGATAGCGATGTACATAACATCGTTAAGGTCTTAGACGTCATCGGTGATATTGCGGAACAAACTAACCTTCTAGCACTGAATGCAGCAATTGAAGCGGCGCGTGCTGGTGAACAAGGTCGCGGATTTGCCGTTGTAGCAGATGAAGTTCGCAACCTTGCAGGTCGAACACAGTCAAGCACCAAAGAAATCCAGCTAATGATCAATAACCTTCAAGAAGGCTCTCGTAACGCGATAAAAACTATGGAAGTGTGTGCGACTACCAGTGAAAGCACCGTAACAGAGTCTCAGAATGCCTCTGAAGCACTACAACAGATAGTTGTGGCGTTAGAGTCTATTTCATCAATGAGTCATCAAATCGCGACAGCCGCCGCTGAACAGACTCAGGTGAGTGATGATATTTCGAAGCGTATCAATATGATCGAAGAAAGTGGCAACCAACTGAGTAATGTAGTGACAGAAAGTCATAACAGCACTCAAACACTCGCCTCTCTTTCTAACGAATTAGAAGCTTGGGTTAATAGGTTTGAAGTAAAACACTAA
- the mutY gene encoding A/G-specific adenine glycosylase, whose product MTPFATAILKWYDAFGRKELPWQQNKTAYTVWLSEIMLQQTQVATVIPYYQRFLERFPTVIDLANAEQDEVLHLWTGLGYYARARNLHKAAKIVAEQYGGEFPLSIEEMNALPGIGRSTAAAVLSSVHKLPHAILDGNVKRTLARSFAVEGWPGQKKVENQLWEHAEAHTPNQDVDKYNQAMMDMGAMVCTRSKPKCTLCPIESMCEAKKLDKQLDFPGKKPKKEKPIKETWFVILYHDNQVWLEQRPQSGIWGGLFCFPQNENAEIEHQLDIRSIKDNEADSIKTMIAFRHTFSHYHLDITPVLVKLDKQPDLIMEGTKGLWYNLSKPEEIGLAAPVKQLIESLPFELNDDV is encoded by the coding sequence GTGACTCCTTTCGCAACCGCCATATTAAAGTGGTATGACGCCTTTGGGCGTAAAGAATTACCTTGGCAACAAAACAAAACCGCCTACACCGTTTGGCTATCTGAAATCATGCTTCAGCAGACTCAGGTTGCCACGGTGATTCCATACTACCAGCGCTTCTTAGAGCGCTTTCCAACGGTTATCGACCTAGCAAACGCTGAACAAGATGAAGTGCTCCACTTATGGACGGGGCTTGGTTATTACGCGCGAGCTCGTAACCTTCACAAAGCAGCCAAGATTGTTGCCGAGCAATACGGTGGTGAATTTCCGCTTTCTATCGAAGAAATGAACGCGCTACCGGGTATTGGACGCTCTACTGCCGCTGCAGTGCTGTCCTCTGTGCATAAACTCCCTCATGCGATTCTTGATGGCAACGTCAAGCGCACCTTGGCGAGAAGCTTTGCAGTAGAAGGTTGGCCTGGGCAAAAGAAAGTCGAGAACCAGCTTTGGGAACACGCAGAAGCACACACTCCCAATCAAGATGTTGACAAGTACAATCAAGCCATGATGGATATGGGTGCGATGGTTTGTACTCGTAGCAAGCCCAAATGTACGTTGTGCCCGATTGAAAGCATGTGTGAAGCTAAGAAGCTCGATAAACAGCTCGATTTCCCTGGTAAGAAGCCTAAGAAAGAAAAGCCAATAAAAGAAACATGGTTTGTAATTCTGTACCACGATAATCAAGTATGGCTCGAACAACGCCCTCAGTCTGGTATCTGGGGAGGACTGTTCTGTTTCCCTCAAAATGAAAACGCAGAGATCGAACATCAATTAGATATTCGTTCGATCAAAGACAACGAAGCCGATTCGATCAAGACCATGATTGCGTTTCGACATACTTTCAGCCACTACCACTTAGATATCACACCTGTATTAGTAAAATTAGATAAACAACCAGATTTGATAATGGAAGGGACTAAAGGTCTCTGGTATAACTTATCAAAACCGGAAGAAATTGGCCTAGCCGCTCCTGTAAAGCAGCTTATTGAGAGCCTACCCTTTGAACTGAACGACGACGTTTGA